tcttcataagttgtttcttcATAAAATACATTGACAAGTTTAGGAATgatacataaaagcttatttatttgcataggCTGTTTTGCATAAGCCAATACAAACGGAACCAAAATAAAGTTGAATTGCCTTcgtataagctgttttcataagctatcttgtagagcttttgaaaataagctgaaaacaacttataaacatGTCATAATCTATTTTGATAAGTTCTCTCAAATGCTTCTGCCAgtaaataagctcaaataagtcaatccaaacaggctctAAATCAATTTTTCTCTAATTTCTTAGCAGCTAAATTCAATAAAAGTgataatgaaacaaaaaaatggaatttagaaagaaaaaaaaaaggatatcaAAAATCTCTTGTTGATCGATTGGTTCAACTGTGTATTCATCAGCAGGAAGAGATTGAGTAGAACGCTGTTGACGTTGCTTCCTTTCGTATATGACAGGGTTTTCGTTGATTAATCCAGAAACCATTTTCGGAACgctgaaattaggtcaaaagaATTGAAATTTAGTTGTATGAATGGGGATTGAGAAATGTAATGCAAGATTGAAGGGATTGAGAGAGAATGAAGAGAGAGATGGTTACGGTGGTGAGATAGAGGGAGGCGGACGTGGCGACGGAGGGGACGAATATAGTGGCGGTGGAAGGAGAAGCGGGATATTCTTAAACGTAGGTTGCGTGtttcaaagatatttttgtttcaaagattaacaatttaaatgtatttttgtcaaagaaaaaaaaagtaatttgtttagagaataatttaatatttttaattaccaTGGTATTATTAATTGATCGAACTTATGGAAGGTGTGTTATTCCCTTTTATTCGAACAATCAAATCATTAATCACTTGTTTAAGAGACTCAAAATTAtagatgaatattttttttaattgaaaaaaatgtcaaccaatatgatttatttatcaaaatcaataagACTCCCCTAAATGAACAATAAAATTGGTTGATTTAACCGATTTTGGTTAAATCAACCAATTTTATTGTTAATAATTACTTCCATTTAACCAATTTATCTTTATGTCTTGTCTTAAGAGAACCAAAAATGCAAAAGAACCGCAGTTGCACCAAGACCAGCAAACATTGTttcaaaaatattgaaaattttagtgCAATACACATGCTTACTTTTCACACATCTTATTTTCTTTCGTTCTCTCCTTTTTTCACATCACAATTCtatcatatatatcatttaattttttttttttataaaaaatttctttctcCCTCTAGTGGTAGATTAAATATTGAGTGCATATATGCAAAATGCTAACAAACACCTATAagatgtttaaaatatattgtgtgtctaaaaaaatgtttgacttagaatttttttttcttctttctgttTTCTTAAACAATGCTCTTACCTAATGCTAGCAAAAAGTTCATCTTATATTCTTGTTGAGTGTTTGTTTAATCAAATGATtctagggttaattaagtttttaatcctataaatattcacaagttttgtttttaattcctacaaaataaagtcacattttttagtccttgtgatattttccttaagcattttagggactaaaaatattgattgaaaGTTTTGACAGAGACTAAAATGTTAATGAAaattttttataaggactaaaaattatgatgaaattttttatataaattaaaaagtgagattttattttgtagagattaaaaacaaaattctgaatatttatcgAGACCATTACTTAACTAATGCATGATTCTAAATCCTTGTCCACGTGGACCGACCATATATAAGATTCTCTCgtcattataaaattaattttgacgcACACGTTTCGTTCACTACGTTATCCGTGTTCTTCAGAGTCACGAAATTCAgaattcaaagagaaaaaaacatgtaagaacgttcttcttctttcttattCTCCTCACTTtctttgattattattaatataatttacttTAATAATAAACAGCTACAAGAAACTTGCAGCAATAGCATCAATGCAAGTTTCAGGTGCTGCAATCAGCGACGTTATGGTGGTGCTTCCATCTTCATCCTCTCTCCGGTTACCGGAATTCCGCCATTTCCATTCTTTTGATGCCAAGAATGTTCTTTCCACTGGATTTCTTAAGGTAAgctttttatattattcattctttactttcttttatcattttgttCCCATAAAATCTGTATGAAGTTTGAGGATAGGATTTCATTGCTATATCAGTTAAGTTAGTTGCAAGTTCAgtaaagtaaaacaaaaaaaaacttttagttGCAAAATCAGTTAAGTAAGTTGCAAGGCAACTAAAATTGGTTAAACTTATTTCTTGTTAGTTGCCTTGCAACTTGCACAATAAAGTTTGTTAAGGTAAAAAAGACATCAGTTAGACTTGTATATTAGCTTCTTTTATAGGTTAGTATGGCTTATTGTCTTTTTCAAACTATTTCTTCTTTTgagaaagataggggtccaaaagtgcaattaagcctacaaaaatattatgaaatagTGGCTATAGAGCCACTATAGCACTGTTGTGTatcggaatttgaacaaacgtTATTCTTACGCTATTTATTACAAAGTATTATGAAATAGTGCCTATAGCACCGCTATAGCAACTACTGTGTATTGGAACTTGAACAAACCGCCATTTTCCGCAATCTGCAATTAGTAACACTGTGTAGGCTACAAGGAACCCACATTGACTATGCAtttttccaacttttttttcccttaagcttaaaaattgttttgtttgcagagacttaaaaatagtttttatgtATCTTTCGGATCTCTGATGGGTTTTCATCCATCTATAACTCATAACtacacaatttttattaataggtaGGCTATTTCAATACCTGCCTATTTCTGATGTTTTGAGCCTGTCTGTTTTGTTCTTGAACCCTTTTCTCCATTACATACTTCCACTAAATAACTTATCATCAGTGGTTATATCATTATTAAACTTACTTCTTGATAGTTGCCTTACAACTTGCACAGTGAAGTTTGTCAAAGTAAACAATATGTCAGTTAGACTTGTCATGAGCTTCCTTTATAGATTAGCATGGTTTATTGTCTTTGCAAactgtttttttgcttttttttttgaaggaatttcaAACTGGTCACATATTACTAAAATGTATGTCATTTTGTTGGAGGAATTTTCAGCAACTAAATAGCTGTTACGTGTTTTTTTCTCTGCAGAGTTGTCCTCCATCTTATAATGCCAAACACTACAATGAACCCTACAGTTTTCGAGGTAGAGGGTTAGTTGTGAGAGCATCTACAGATTCAAGTGATAATTTTGTGCCTTCTCCTCCTCTCCAATTTGAGTCACCAGTTGGTCAGCTGTTGGAACAAATTTTGCAAACCCATCCTCATTTGTTTTTAGCAACCATTGATCAGCAGCTAGAGAAACTTCAGACTGAAAGAGATGCCAACAAAGAAGAATCGTCTACATCATACGAGGATTCCCTTTACAAGTAAGTATAGTAATCCTTTCCTTCTTTCCCATGATTTGACTAGAGCTAGCTATGGGGAAaggaaaacttaaaaaaatcaaagggcTTTTGGACAACCATACCCATGAAAAAATCATGGAAGCTCTGCTTatggttttaaatttttctattgTTCTAGGCACATATTGTGTTATCATACTATCTAAAATCTTTCCAGTACTAAAAGTCTTCATGTGAATTGCTAGTAAGAACGTTTGCCTGCACATTCAATGTTTTAGGGGTtctttttgtgatatttttttttttttattttcatttttcttcttgagTTTGTAATTTTCTTACTGATATACATAAATGGTTAATGATCGAAGCCTTAGTGGTATGAAAAAAGCCATGCTTTTTTGGATAGACTACTTTTGAAAGTTTGTGTGGTGTGTGTGACTTAAAAAGAAGGCAGTCATGGGTAATACACGAATGGTAAAACAAAACTTGGATCTAATTCTTAGTTAGCATGTGTTAGTTAGGTTATGCAGTTTATAGCTTTGAAAAACACATCAGAATTAGAATTGGGCTGTGAGATTGAGGAGTTAACAGCATATCCAAACACTATAttaattcatattttctttcaaatgttAGTTTGTCTAATACAATGTTTACTTAGTGCCTACCTGAAAGATATTTTCCTTTAGCTTTATGAGACTGGCCACACACATGCATATTCATCATGCCAGTAAGATCTTCTCATGTCAGCTGCATGGAGCTAGCtacttatattattaatttaagatCATGTGCAAGTGcgtacacacacacacttactTGTGAGTAAGTGATAGTCCTTATCTCTTTTCATCTCatgttaatttaaattaattaggaATTGTGTGCTCTTCACCCTTTATCTGCCAAACCACTGAAAGATTGAAACattaaagtagaatatatttgCATGAATATTggttatttgtttatttagttATTGGTAGTGTAAATGTGATCAATCTTTTTTAAATCTGAATTTTAGGAGGATAGCTGAAattaaagagaaagaaaagcgCACAACACTGGAAGAGATAATGTACTGCTTAATCGTGAACAAATTTAAagagaacaaaatttcaatgatCCCAAAAATATCAGCAACCTCAGATCCTAATGAACAAGTGGATTCATGGCCAAATCAAGAGTTTAAGTTAGAAGCTGTTCATTCTTCAGAGGCATTTGAGATGATACAGAGTCACTTGTCTCTGGTACTAGGAGAACGGGCTGTGGGTCCTCTTCAGACAATTATTCAGATTAGCAAAATCAAGCTGGGTAAGTTATACGCTGCTTCAATAATGTATGGATATTTTCTCAAACGGGTTGATGAACGCTTTCAACTGGAGAGGTCAGTGGGAACACTTCCACAGGATTTGGGtaaagaaaatattagttttgatGAACCATCGCCACCAAACAAGCTCTGGGATTCAGATTCCTTGATTAGGATCTATCCTGATGACGAAGGTTATTATGAAATGGATGACATGAATACTGGTGATGGTGAAGGCAAATCATCCGGACTGCGAGCTTATGTGACGCAGTTGGATACGGAGGCACTTCAGAGACTTGCTACCGTACGCTCCAAGGAAGCTATATCATTGATTGAAAAGCAAACTCAGGCCCTCTTTGGAAGGCCTGATATCCGCCTCTCTGGCGATGGTTCGATTGAAACTACCAATGATGAAGTTCTTTCGCTTACCTTCTCAGGCTTGACTATGCTTGTTTTGGAATCTGTTGCTTTTGGATCATTCTTATGGGACGAAGAAAACTATGTTGAGTCCAAGTATCCTTTTCTTGCTAAATAGAAGACTGTActtgttgatttttttctattcattttagTTTGTAAATGTAATGCATGGAACTTTACTCCAATGAATTGATTGCAATTCTAAACAGGAGTTATTTTGCGACATTTCAGAACTTGAGAAATGTAGTAAATGTATGTACAGTGCATTAGGTAGAACTACAGGATAATAATCTTCTCATCAATGGAAGAGTTGAATTTGAACTCTGTAATTATGTAGACTTTCAATTGTGtaaaaatttcacttttttttttttttttttaatttcaaaattcaaataatggCGTGGAATCCCACGCAGTGTTTATTTTCTTCGGCCTAGGACTGGCATGGTTTAGTGAACTGACATTTCTCCAAATAAAAGACTacataaattgaaaaatgtatCTTAAATGTGTTCATATGGATGATGAACTAGCAGGCTAATCTTAGACTCATTTACTAGGTCACCATCTTCATTAGCCAGAGAAAATGTATCCCACAGTTTAAACAATGATATAACCAGATTTTAGAAGCAAGTCAACCAAagtcaaaatacaaaaattactaCCTTTTGTTGCTTAAACAATGCATTTAACATTTCCATTATAATACTCTACTGACTAGAAgttcatttttatattataataagaCGAATATGTTGGGTGTCCGAGGTATCAACCAGACTTCTACATATACTACGTAATGTTCATGcaaattgagctaagctcacggagaGATCAGAAGTTAGAGTTATTGatagaaataatataaattatgagATAAGATCAATTGACACCAATGTGTCAAACTTAATATATGACACCGATGATAATTTGTTTGCTGTATAACTGAATTATAAAATCGATCGTTggattgaaaaatattataaaatctaCAAAATTTTACATTAATCGTAAATCATATGATATGTCAATTAGATACCTCAAAATTAACGTCTTATGAACTTTTGAAAAACAAGTTaattttgatgttgttataatatatcaattagtGGATGTCCATCTATTAACCTTCCAGATACTTATAACTCCCACTAATGAGTGGATTCTAATGTGATTATTCATTacctatttatatattataaataagaccTATTTTGCTCAAGTGCCTCTAAAAGTTTTCAACAACCATCCAACGTTTTGCGTCACAAATTTTTGTCCATGTTTTTGACTTAACGAATGTTTccttatatttttgaataaattaggactaaaaattaatgaacaattttggaggactaaaagcaaaatttgaaaattttgtacggacaataaacttattttcatataattttatatttataagttagttcaacaactaattttacttAACTCTACAAATTCAAGCTGttatcaactaatttatcaAGTGTCATAACCTATAATTTGATCACTCCCTCAATCTAAATAATACATGTCATAAGTTAGTCTCACTTGTCCAAATAATTTGATGACCTTCC
Above is a genomic segment from Medicago truncatula cultivar Jemalong A17 chromosome 5, MtrunA17r5.0-ANR, whole genome shotgun sequence containing:
- the LOC11414357 gene encoding UV-B-induced protein At3g17800, chloroplastic, whose translation is MQVSGAAISDVMVVLPSSSSLRLPEFRHFHSFDAKNVLSTGFLKSCPPSYNAKHYNEPYSFRGRGLVVRASTDSSDNFVPSPPLQFESPVGQLLEQILQTHPHLFLATIDQQLEKLQTERDANKEESSTSYEDSLYKRIAEIKEKEKRTTLEEIMYCLIVNKFKENKISMIPKISATSDPNEQVDSWPNQEFKLEAVHSSEAFEMIQSHLSLVLGERAVGPLQTIIQISKIKLGKLYAASIMYGYFLKRVDERFQLERSVGTLPQDLGKENISFDEPSPPNKLWDSDSLIRIYPDDEGYYEMDDMNTGDGEGKSSGLRAYVTQLDTEALQRLATVRSKEAISLIEKQTQALFGRPDIRLSGDGSIETTNDEVLSLTFSGLTMLVLESVAFGSFLWDEENYVESKYPFLAK